A region from the Actinoplanes sp. OR16 genome encodes:
- a CDS encoding helix-turn-helix domain-containing protein encodes MGASYGSFCPVAKAMELLDERWTLLVIRELFAGSRRFNDLRRGLPRMSPTLLSRRLQQLTAAGLVTRREFGAEVDYGLTTAGQELEPIVTALGVWGTRWIPELGDRDLDPRLLLWDMHRMVDHSAVPPRRTVLWFRFPAAARRARDWWLVITPDEADVCDINPGHDVDVTVTADLRCLTDVWRGDRSWASALRSGELSFEGPEELRRSVPGWFKPFTFAAVPRPTAASADPELCR; translated from the coding sequence ATGGGAGCTTCGTACGGGTCATTCTGCCCGGTGGCAAAGGCGATGGAACTGCTCGACGAGCGCTGGACCCTGCTCGTCATCCGTGAGCTGTTCGCCGGGAGCCGCCGCTTCAACGACCTGCGCCGCGGGCTCCCCCGGATGTCGCCGACCCTGCTCTCCCGCCGGCTGCAGCAGCTCACCGCCGCCGGGCTGGTGACCCGCCGGGAGTTCGGGGCCGAGGTGGATTACGGGCTGACCACGGCCGGACAGGAGCTGGAGCCGATCGTGACGGCGCTCGGCGTCTGGGGCACCCGGTGGATCCCCGAGCTGGGCGATCGCGACCTCGACCCGAGACTGCTGCTCTGGGACATGCACCGGATGGTCGACCACAGCGCGGTCCCGCCGCGCCGGACCGTGCTGTGGTTCCGGTTCCCGGCCGCCGCCCGCCGGGCCCGCGACTGGTGGCTGGTGATCACCCCGGACGAGGCCGACGTCTGCGACATCAACCCGGGCCACGACGTCGACGTGACGGTCACGGCCGACCTGCGCTGCCTCACCGACGTGTGGCGTGGCGACCGATCCTGGGCCTCCGCCCTGCGATCCGGCGAGCTGTCCTTCGAAGGGCCGGAAGAGCTGCGGCGGTCGGTGCCCGGCTGGTTCAAGCCGTTCACCTTCGCCGCGGTTCCCCGGCCCACAGCGGCGTCAGCTGATCCGGAACTTTGCCGATAG
- a CDS encoding glycoside hydrolase family 3 N-terminal domain-containing protein — protein MPADFPYQDPSLSIEERVEDLLGRMTLAEKAGQMLQLDARQDISEIVLEKLAGSILHTSPAKLIEAAELVARTRLRIPLLTAEDCIHGHSFWPGATIFPSQLAMAATWDPELVERVARATAVEVSTTGIHWTFSPVLCIARDLRWGRIDETFGEDPFLISELGAAMIRGYQGGGLSDPTAILATAKHFAGYSETQGGRDASEADISRRKLRSWFLPPFERAVQEGCAVFMLGYQSMDGVPITANKWLLHDVLKQEWGFTGTLVTDWDNVGRMVWEQKVCADYAEASARAVKAGNDLVMTTPAFFEGAQEAVARGLLGDKDLDSAVRRILRLKFALGLFENPRTPDAERQRAVIGNAGHTALNLEIARRSLVLLRNDGVLPLDPSAGPRRIAVLGPNADDVSAQLGDWAGDSGQVDWMPDGHPRELTATVLDGLRAGVPAGWEVVFEQGAEIERLVPDPEGETFPDGQPRPPISQPIPADPAQLAAAVSLAQQADVAIVVVGDTVNLTGEHKSTATLELQGGQIALLDAVAATGTPMIVVLIDSKPHVLPESALNAAALIQAFNPGMRGGQAIAELILGHIEPSGRMPISAARHVGQQPIHYNQVRGQHGTRYADLTQDPLFAFGEGLNYTTVTYDGLTIGEPDVAADGVVRAAVRLTNTGARPALETVQAYVSDLVTSVTWASRELKAYRQVTVPPGESVTVEIELPASVCTLVDAEGVRIVEPGDFELLVGPSSRPADLLSAKFRIS, from the coding sequence ATGCCCGCAGACTTCCCATATCAGGATCCATCGCTCTCCATCGAGGAGCGCGTGGAAGATCTGCTGGGCCGCATGACATTGGCCGAGAAAGCCGGGCAGATGCTGCAGCTCGACGCCCGCCAGGACATCTCCGAGATCGTCCTGGAGAAGCTGGCCGGCTCCATCCTGCACACCTCCCCGGCGAAACTGATCGAGGCCGCCGAGCTGGTCGCGCGTACCCGGCTGAGGATCCCGCTGCTCACCGCCGAGGACTGCATCCACGGGCACTCGTTCTGGCCCGGCGCCACGATCTTCCCGTCGCAGCTGGCGATGGCCGCCACCTGGGATCCCGAGCTGGTGGAGCGGGTCGCCCGGGCCACCGCCGTCGAGGTCTCCACGACCGGCATCCACTGGACGTTCTCGCCGGTGCTCTGCATCGCCCGCGACCTGCGGTGGGGGCGGATCGACGAGACGTTCGGCGAGGACCCGTTCCTGATCAGCGAGCTCGGCGCCGCGATGATCCGCGGATACCAGGGCGGCGGTCTGTCCGACCCGACCGCGATCCTGGCCACCGCGAAGCACTTCGCCGGGTACTCCGAGACGCAGGGTGGCCGGGACGCCAGCGAGGCCGACATCAGCCGCCGCAAGCTGCGCTCCTGGTTCCTGCCGCCGTTCGAGCGGGCCGTGCAGGAGGGCTGCGCGGTCTTCATGCTCGGCTACCAGTCGATGGACGGCGTGCCGATCACCGCGAACAAATGGCTGCTCCACGACGTGCTCAAGCAGGAGTGGGGCTTCACCGGCACCCTCGTGACCGACTGGGACAACGTCGGCCGGATGGTCTGGGAGCAGAAGGTCTGCGCCGACTACGCGGAGGCGTCCGCGCGTGCCGTGAAGGCCGGGAACGACCTGGTCATGACCACGCCCGCGTTCTTCGAGGGCGCGCAGGAAGCGGTGGCGCGCGGCCTTCTGGGCGATAAAGATCTTGATTCGGCCGTACGAAGGATCCTGCGCCTGAAATTCGCGCTCGGTCTCTTCGAGAACCCCCGCACCCCCGACGCCGAACGGCAGCGGGCCGTGATCGGCAACGCCGGGCACACCGCGCTGAACCTGGAGATCGCCCGCCGCTCGCTGGTGCTGCTCCGCAACGACGGCGTCCTCCCGCTCGACCCCTCCGCCGGCCCGCGCCGGATCGCGGTGCTCGGCCCGAACGCCGACGACGTCTCCGCCCAGCTCGGCGACTGGGCCGGCGACTCCGGCCAGGTCGACTGGATGCCGGACGGGCACCCGCGGGAGCTGACCGCGACGGTGCTCGACGGCCTGCGGGCAGGCGTCCCGGCCGGCTGGGAGGTCGTCTTCGAGCAGGGCGCCGAGATCGAGCGACTGGTTCCGGACCCGGAGGGCGAGACGTTCCCGGACGGCCAGCCGCGCCCGCCGATCTCGCAGCCGATCCCGGCCGACCCGGCTCAGCTCGCGGCAGCCGTCTCTCTCGCACAACAGGCCGATGTCGCGATCGTGGTCGTCGGTGACACCGTCAACCTCACCGGCGAGCACAAGTCGACGGCCACCCTGGAACTCCAGGGCGGCCAGATCGCGCTGCTCGACGCGGTCGCGGCCACCGGCACCCCGATGATCGTCGTGCTGATCGACTCGAAGCCGCACGTGCTCCCGGAGTCGGCGCTGAACGCGGCGGCGCTGATCCAGGCCTTCAACCCGGGCATGCGCGGCGGCCAGGCGATCGCCGAGCTGATCCTCGGGCACATCGAGCCGAGCGGCCGGATGCCGATCTCCGCGGCCCGGCACGTCGGCCAGCAGCCGATCCACTACAACCAGGTGCGCGGGCAGCACGGCACCCGGTACGCCGACCTCACCCAGGACCCGCTGTTCGCCTTCGGTGAGGGCCTCAACTACACGACGGTCACCTACGACGGCCTCACGATCGGTGAGCCGGACGTGGCGGCGGACGGCGTGGTCCGGGCGGCGGTGCGGCTGACGAACACGGGTGCGCGGCCGGCGCTGGAGACCGTGCAGGCCTACGTCAGCGACCTGGTGACCAGCGTGACCTGGGCGAGCCGGGAGCTGAAGGCGTACCGGCAGGTCACCGTGCCGCCGGGGGAGAGCGTGACGGTGGAGATCGAGCTGCCGGCGAGCGTCTGCACCCTGGTCGACGCCGAGGGCGTCCGGATCGTCGAGCCCGGCGACTTCGAACTGCTGGTGGGCCCGAGCTCGCGCCCGGCCGACCTGCTATCGGCAAAGTTCCGGATCAGCTGA
- a CDS encoding glutamate-cysteine ligase family protein, translating to MGTDERMLRSSEEAIEHISGICFKTGPPERIGVELEWTTHRAGDPAAYLKPADLIAALGEHTPASLGNPDPAPLPGGGTVTVEPGGQIEISSAVADNLADLHQALSADHATLTDLLARAGIVLGERGIDPHRPPRRILDTPRYAAMERAFDRAGRTMMGSTAGLQVCFDAGGPQRWAALNEMGPALIALFANSRRHAGRDTRWASARMAAWLAMEPRRTGPVPIGDDPAADWALYALDAPLLCIRRDDGSWDAPPGLTLAGWIAAESPPTVDDVEYHLSTLFPPVRPRGYLEVRYLDTQPGDEWIAPAAALSALLGDDLIIDRARAAAAPAAGRWQAAARAGLADPPVRAAARALAELACRNLDRTGLPPAVRDQVSGILSRRLHAVAAAA from the coding sequence ATGGGCACCGACGAACGGATGTTGCGATCGTCCGAGGAGGCGATCGAGCACATCTCGGGAATCTGCTTCAAGACCGGTCCACCGGAACGGATCGGCGTCGAACTCGAATGGACCACGCACCGCGCCGGCGACCCGGCCGCCTACCTGAAACCCGCTGACCTGATCGCCGCGCTCGGTGAGCACACCCCCGCCAGCCTCGGCAATCCCGACCCCGCACCACTCCCCGGCGGCGGCACCGTGACCGTCGAGCCGGGTGGACAGATCGAGATCTCCTCGGCCGTCGCGGACAACCTGGCAGACCTGCACCAGGCTCTCTCCGCCGACCACGCCACCCTCACCGACTTGCTGGCCCGCGCCGGCATCGTCCTGGGCGAGCGGGGCATCGACCCTCACCGGCCGCCGCGGCGCATCCTCGACACCCCTCGCTACGCGGCGATGGAACGCGCCTTCGACCGGGCCGGCCGGACCATGATGGGCAGCACCGCCGGCCTGCAGGTCTGCTTCGACGCCGGCGGCCCGCAGCGCTGGGCCGCACTGAACGAGATGGGCCCGGCGCTGATCGCGCTCTTCGCGAACTCGCGGCGGCACGCCGGGCGCGACACCCGCTGGGCCTCCGCCCGGATGGCCGCCTGGCTCGCGATGGAACCCCGCCGCACCGGCCCGGTGCCGATCGGTGACGACCCGGCGGCGGACTGGGCGCTCTACGCGCTCGACGCCCCGCTGCTCTGCATCCGCCGCGACGACGGCAGCTGGGACGCGCCGCCCGGTCTCACCCTCGCCGGATGGATCGCCGCGGAGAGCCCGCCCACCGTGGACGACGTCGAATACCACCTCAGCACCCTCTTCCCACCGGTCCGGCCCCGCGGCTACCTGGAGGTCCGGTACCTGGACACCCAGCCCGGCGACGAGTGGATCGCCCCGGCCGCGGCCCTGTCCGCGCTGCTCGGCGACGACCTGATCATCGATCGCGCCCGGGCCGCCGCGGCGCCGGCGGCAGGACGGTGGCAGGCCGCCGCCCGGGCCGGGCTCGCCGACCCGCCGGTACGCGCGGCCGCCCGCGCCCTCGCGGAACTCGCCTGCCGGAACCTGGATCGCACCGGGCTGCCGCCCGCCGTCCGCGACCAGGTCTCCGGCATCCTCTCCCGCCGCCTGCACGCCGTCGCGGCAGCGGCCTGA
- the egtB gene encoding ergothioneine biosynthesis protein EgtB, producing MTQDLRLTIAAELERTRARTALLTEAVDEQDLLKQHSPLMSPLVWDLAHVGSQEELWLVRDVGGRDPLRPDIDELYDAFKHARKDRPALPLLSPEQARAYVAQVRDKALDVLDHVRLDGRPLLDGGFAFGMIVQHEQQHDETMLATHQLRSGDPVLTAPAPPAALVPVTGEVFVPGGPFTMGTSTEAWALDNERPAHSVDVGSFFIDAAPVTNGRYQEFIAAGGYDEPSFWSPRGWAHKEKAGLVAPGHWVGEGFYRRFGRIEKIDPDEPVVHVCYFEAEAFAAWAGKRLPTEAEWEKAARYDPATGRSRRYPWGDENPEPRHANLGQRHLSPAPVGAYPDGASPLGVHQLIGDVWEWVASDFDPYPGFVAFPYDEYSQVFFGGDYKMLRGGSFGTDTSAVRSTFRNWDHPIRRQIFSGFRLARDA from the coding sequence ATGACACAGGACTTGCGGCTGACCATCGCCGCCGAACTGGAGCGCACCCGCGCCCGGACCGCGCTGCTCACCGAGGCGGTCGACGAGCAGGACCTGCTCAAACAGCACTCGCCGCTGATGTCCCCGCTGGTCTGGGACCTCGCGCACGTCGGCAGCCAGGAGGAGCTCTGGCTGGTCCGGGACGTCGGCGGACGTGATCCGCTGCGCCCCGACATCGACGAGCTCTACGACGCGTTCAAGCACGCCCGCAAGGATCGGCCGGCGTTGCCGCTGCTCAGCCCGGAGCAGGCACGCGCGTACGTCGCCCAGGTGCGCGACAAGGCCCTCGACGTGCTCGATCATGTACGGCTCGACGGCCGCCCGCTGCTCGACGGAGGCTTCGCCTTCGGGATGATCGTGCAGCACGAGCAGCAGCACGACGAGACGATGCTCGCCACCCATCAGCTCCGGTCGGGTGATCCGGTCCTGACCGCTCCCGCGCCGCCGGCCGCTCTCGTACCCGTCACCGGTGAGGTCTTCGTTCCCGGTGGGCCGTTCACCATGGGGACCAGTACCGAAGCATGGGCTCTCGACAACGAGCGGCCCGCCCACAGCGTGGATGTGGGTTCGTTCTTCATCGACGCCGCGCCCGTGACCAACGGCCGGTACCAGGAATTCATCGCCGCCGGTGGGTACGACGAGCCGTCGTTCTGGAGCCCGCGCGGCTGGGCTCATAAGGAGAAAGCCGGACTTGTCGCCCCGGGACACTGGGTCGGCGAGGGGTTCTACCGGCGATTCGGTCGTATCGAGAAGATCGATCCTGACGAGCCCGTCGTGCACGTCTGCTACTTCGAGGCCGAGGCGTTCGCCGCCTGGGCCGGCAAGCGGCTCCCCACCGAGGCCGAGTGGGAGAAGGCGGCCCGCTACGACCCGGCGACCGGCCGCTCCCGCCGCTACCCGTGGGGCGATGAGAACCCGGAGCCCCGGCACGCCAACCTCGGGCAGCGGCACCTCTCCCCCGCGCCGGTCGGCGCCTATCCGGACGGCGCCTCCCCGCTCGGCGTGCACCAGTTGATCGGTGACGTCTGGGAGTGGGTCGCGTCCGATTTCGATCCCTACCCGGGGTTCGTGGCGTTCCCCTACGACGAGTACTCCCAGGTCTTCTTCGGTGGCGACTACAAGATGCTGCGGGGCGGCTCGTTCGGAACGGACACGTCTGCGGTACGAAGCACCTTCCGCAACTGGGACCACCCGATCCGACGGCAGATCTTCAGCGGATTCCGCCTCGCCCGGGACGCCTGA
- the egtC gene encoding ergothioneine biosynthesis protein EgtC, producing MCRHLGYLGPPVPLKGFLLDLPHALATQAWAPRDMRGGGTINADGFGAGWYPPGAAAPVRYRSAMPIWTDSALPAIAATTTSGAFLAAVRSATIGMPVTESAAAPFTDGRWLFSHNGVVRGWPATLADLAGDLPTQDLLTLDAPTDSAALWLLVRAKLRAGEPPVKAVASVVADVLAAAPGSRLNLLLTDGTQMIATTAGHALSARVADGSVVIASEPLDASPAWQPIPDGRLVVATASTLEIS from the coding sequence ATGTGCCGTCATCTGGGGTACCTCGGTCCGCCCGTACCGCTGAAGGGGTTCTTGCTCGATCTTCCGCATGCGCTGGCGACGCAGGCCTGGGCGCCGCGGGACATGCGCGGCGGAGGCACGATCAACGCGGACGGCTTCGGCGCCGGGTGGTATCCGCCCGGTGCCGCGGCGCCCGTTCGTTATCGGAGCGCCATGCCGATCTGGACCGATTCCGCACTCCCCGCGATCGCGGCCACGACGACGTCGGGGGCGTTCCTCGCGGCGGTCCGCTCGGCCACCATCGGCATGCCGGTGACCGAGTCGGCGGCGGCGCCGTTCACCGACGGGCGCTGGCTCTTCAGCCACAACGGCGTCGTCCGGGGCTGGCCGGCCACGCTCGCCGATCTCGCGGGAGACCTTCCGACGCAGGATCTGCTCACCCTCGACGCACCCACCGATTCCGCGGCTCTCTGGCTTCTCGTACGCGCGAAGCTCCGTGCCGGCGAGCCACCGGTGAAAGCCGTCGCCTCCGTGGTGGCCGACGTCCTGGCCGCGGCGCCCGGATCCCGATTGAACCTGCTGCTCACCGACGGCACCCAGATGATCGCCACGACGGCCGGGCACGCGCTGTCGGCCCGCGTGGCGGACGGCTCGGTGGTGATCGCCTCCGAGCCGCTCGACGCCTCACCCGCCTGGCAGCCGATCCCGGACGGCCGGCTGGTCGTCGCCACCGCTTCCACATTGGAGATCTCTTGA
- the egtD gene encoding L-histidine N(alpha)-methyltransferase, protein MIKLLDDTDLERSLRADVQAGLTASPKSLPPKWFYDERGSELFEEITRLPEYYPTRTERDILADAAPEIARITEAKTLVELGSGSSEKTRLLLDAMLARGTLGSFVPLDVSATFLSSSVDTLVADYPGLSVTGVVGDFAQHLGHLPDGDNRVVAFLGGTIGNLVPAERAAFLGSLRQALHPGEWLLLGADLVKDPAVLVPAYDDAAGVTAAFNRNVLHVVNRSLGGDFDPSAFSHVALWDPQQEWIEMRLRASTAQRVRITALDLTVSFAAGEEMRTEISAKFRRTGLSSELAAAGFELRHFWTDPRSWFSLTLARAR, encoded by the coding sequence TTGATCAAACTGCTGGACGACACGGACCTGGAACGCTCCCTACGCGCCGACGTGCAGGCCGGCCTGACCGCCTCACCCAAGTCACTGCCGCCGAAGTGGTTCTACGACGAACGCGGCAGCGAACTGTTCGAGGAGATCACCCGGCTGCCGGAGTACTACCCGACCCGTACCGAACGGGACATCCTCGCCGACGCCGCCCCGGAGATCGCCCGGATCACCGAGGCGAAGACCCTCGTCGAGCTCGGCTCCGGGTCGTCGGAGAAGACCCGGCTGCTGCTCGACGCCATGCTGGCGCGCGGCACGCTCGGCTCGTTCGTCCCGCTCGACGTCTCCGCCACCTTCCTCTCCTCCTCGGTGGACACCCTCGTCGCCGACTATCCCGGGCTCAGCGTCACCGGCGTCGTCGGGGACTTCGCCCAGCACCTCGGCCACCTGCCGGACGGCGACAACCGGGTCGTCGCGTTCCTCGGCGGGACGATCGGCAACCTGGTCCCGGCCGAGCGGGCCGCCTTCCTCGGCTCGCTGCGGCAGGCCCTGCACCCCGGCGAATGGCTGCTGCTCGGCGCCGACCTGGTCAAGGACCCGGCCGTGCTGGTGCCGGCGTACGACGACGCCGCCGGAGTGACCGCCGCGTTCAACCGCAACGTGCTGCACGTGGTGAACCGCTCGCTCGGCGGCGATTTCGACCCGTCGGCGTTCTCCCACGTCGCGCTCTGGGATCCGCAACAGGAGTGGATCGAGATGCGGTTGCGGGCGTCGACCGCCCAGCGGGTGCGGATCACCGCCCTGGACCTGACCGTCTCGTTCGCGGCCGGCGAGGAGATGCGGACCGAGATCTCGGCGAAGTTCCGCCGCACGGGCCTGTCGTCGGAGCTCGCCGCGGCGGGTTTCGAGCTGCGCCACTTCTGGACCGACCCGCGTTCCTGGTTCAGCCTGACCCTCGCCCGGGCCCGCTGA
- a CDS encoding acyltransferase has translation MLSTAPQPSSTVNSRNSENGAALPSLTGLRWVAAFLVFGFHLCLVEYFSPGPEARLITAVFRPGSVGVSFFFVLSGFVLMWACPRTGFRKFWWRRFARVYPLHIATALLVAILLLTYQPWELPSPWVAVANVFLVQAWSPELSYLQSLNTVSWTLSVEAFFYLVFPLLALGMTRLGRRGIIATGVGAWAVTTFGPMIGLLVAGREQVDWFFHWTPIGRLPEFVAGISLALLIRVWRPSRIRTMWCAAAVLTVGGYFLSIHVPSPWGYAACTLPGFALLLFTAAVADLSRRWTPWRNRTMVRLGEWSFAFYLVHLLVVRLFEVTIGYHPKFPPGKGILLTLATFLLSLGLAWLLHAVVERPARTVLLRRRRRALA, from the coding sequence ATGCTCTCGACTGCCCCCCAGCCGAGCTCCACCGTCAATTCCCGGAATAGTGAGAACGGAGCGGCGCTACCCTCCCTCACCGGCCTCCGATGGGTCGCGGCGTTTCTGGTCTTCGGCTTTCACCTGTGCCTTGTCGAATACTTCTCGCCCGGTCCCGAGGCCCGCCTGATCACGGCGGTCTTCCGTCCTGGATCGGTCGGGGTGTCGTTCTTCTTCGTTCTCTCCGGATTCGTACTGATGTGGGCCTGCCCCCGCACCGGATTCCGGAAGTTCTGGTGGCGGCGATTCGCGCGCGTCTACCCGTTGCACATCGCCACCGCATTGCTCGTGGCTATTCTCCTGCTCACTTACCAACCGTGGGAATTGCCGTCACCCTGGGTGGCCGTGGCGAATGTCTTCCTGGTGCAGGCCTGGTCACCGGAGCTCTCCTACCTGCAGAGTCTCAACACGGTGAGCTGGACGCTGTCGGTGGAGGCGTTCTTCTATCTGGTGTTCCCGCTGCTCGCCCTCGGCATGACCCGGCTGGGCCGGCGCGGCATCATCGCGACCGGGGTGGGTGCGTGGGCGGTCACCACGTTCGGGCCGATGATCGGTCTGCTGGTCGCCGGCCGGGAGCAGGTCGACTGGTTCTTCCACTGGACGCCGATCGGCCGGCTGCCGGAGTTCGTGGCGGGTATCAGTCTCGCGCTGCTCATCCGGGTGTGGCGCCCGTCCCGCATCCGCACGATGTGGTGTGCGGCGGCGGTGCTCACGGTCGGCGGATATTTCCTCTCGATCCACGTTCCCAGCCCTTGGGGGTACGCGGCGTGCACCCTGCCGGGATTCGCCCTGCTCCTGTTCACCGCCGCCGTGGCGGACCTGTCGCGGCGCTGGACCCCATGGCGTAACCGCACGATGGTCCGGCTCGGCGAGTGGTCGTTCGCGTTCTACCTGGTGCACCTGCTGGTGGTCCGGCTGTTCGAGGTGACGATCGGGTACCACCCGAAGTTCCCGCCGGGTAAGGGGATCCTGCTGACGCTGGCGACGTTCCTGCTGTCGCTCGGCCTGGCCTGGCTGTTGCACGCGGTGGTCGAGCGCCCGGCCCGGACCGTCCTGCTACGGCGCCGCCGCCGGGCCCTCGCCTGA